In the genome of Arthrobacter sp. PAMC25284, the window AGGTGAATTGTTCTTCCTCGTCCTCGAGGAACATCAGGAAGCCTTCGTCATCGACTTCAAGCTCTTCGGGGTCCCAGAAGTAGTGGTAGGCCTCCATCAGGTCCTCGCAGCCGCCGACGGCCAGGTAGAACTCTTTCAGGACCAGCGGCACCTGGAACTGGTGGTCAGCAAGCGCGGACTCCAGCTCGTCCGTCTGGAGTCCGTCTTCATCCTGCCATTCGTCTTCGAGATACTTCGGAACAAGCGCACGGAATTTCTCGAGGAACATGTCAGTCATGCTCTTATCCTAACTAATCCCGGCTGCCGCTATCCGCACCATCCAGACCGAGACGGTGCCAGCCGCGGACGGCCAGCGGAATACGCCATTGACGCCGCCAGGCCGTGACCCGGAAGACGAAAACCAGCACCGCGACGGCGCCGGCGGAGACCACGTTGAAACTGTGAACGAGGGACAGGACGACGGTCAGTGCAGACCCCAGGAACGCGGGGAGGGCGTAGAGATCATTGCTGTTGAATAACTGGGGCACCTCGTTCGCCGTGATGTCCCGCAGCAGCCCGCCACCGACGGCCGTCGTGACCCCCAACAGGACAGCAGCGAAGGGGTGCATCCCGGCGGCAAGTGCCGTCAGGGTTCCGCTGATGCAGAACAGGGCCAGACCGCCGGCGTCGAACAAGGTCAGGAGCGACGTGAACCGCTGGACGCCGTTGAACAGGAAGTACACGAGCACCGTGGCCAGGAGCGGCGGCGCGAGATAGGCCGGGTTGGTGAAGGCCGCGGGCGGGCCGGCGTTGATGATGATGTCCCGGATGACACCGCCGCCCAGGCTGACCAGAGAGGCCAGCAAAAGGGAGCCGATCATGTCGAATTGTTTCCGTGCCGCAAGCAGCGATCCTGAGACGGCGAAGAAGAAGACACCGGCCAGCTCCAGCCAGACCAGGACAACGTTAAAGGAGAAGGTCAAGGGGGGTCCCGGTCAGAATCAAAGGGGCGGATAGGGCGGCTCCAACGTTACGCTAGGCCGTATGAATAGCCCCATCCTGATCGCCTGTGCCCACGGCACGTCCAGTCGCCTTGGCGCCGCGGAGGTCAACGCGCTCCGTGACGGCATCGCCGCCCTGCGGCCCGGACTCGACGTCCGCGAGGCCTACGTCGACGTGCAGGAGCCGGAGCTGCCGGCCGTGGTGGCCGGGCTGCCGGCGGGGGAGACCGCCGTCGTTGTGCCGTTGCTGCTGAGCGTCGGCTACCACGTCAAAGTGGACATCGCCCGGGCGGTCAAGAGCCGGCCGGACACGGTGGCGGCCGCGCCGCTGGGACCGGACCCGCGCCTGGCTGCCCTGCTGGACCAGCGCCTGCGGGAAGCCGGTGTCATCGATAGCGACACCGTGATCCTCGCCGCGGCCGGCTCCTCCGACCCCACCGCCGCGCAAAACGTGGAGGAGCTTGCAAACCAGCTGCGGGCACTGCGGCCCAACCGGATCATCGCCGCGTACGGCGCTTCGGCCAAGCCTTCGGTGCCGGACGCCGTGCACGCTGTGCGCGAAGAGGGCGCTTTGGTGGCCGCAGGGCCACAAGGGCGGGTTGTGATCGCTTCCTATCTCCTCGCGCCCGGCTTCTTCCACGACCAGCTGGCCGAAGCCGGCGCGGACCTCGTCACGGCGCCGTTGCTGCCTTCCCCGGTGCTCGCCGAGATCGCGCTGGAGCGCTTCGACGCAGCCCTGGCGGCGGGCATCTGAACGCTGTCGGGCTGCCAGCCTGAACGGCCGGAACCATGCACAGCAGCCACACCGATTCAAGGGTTTCCGGCGGTTCGTGACGAAGTATTTCCCTAGGTGACCTCCCGTTTCCAAGCCTTTGTCACGGAATTCCGGCCCGCCCTACAGTCGATGCATGACTGATACAGCTCTAGCCGGAGCGTCCGTGGACCAGGCCGCCGCAGGCCGCCCCAAGCGCCCCTCTTCCCGACCCGCCGCGAAGCCGCACGGGCAGTGGAAAGTGGACGGCACCACCCCGCTGAATGCCAACGAGACCTGGAAACAGGAAGACAATGGGCTGAATGTCCGTGGGCGTATCGAATCGGTCTACGCCAAGCACGGTTTCGACTCGATCGACGGAACGGATCTGCATGGCCGCTTCCGCTGGTGGGGCCTGTACACCCAGCGCAAGCCCGGGATCGACGGCGGCAAGACCGCCACGCTCGAGCCGCACGAGCTTGAGGACAAGTACTTTATGCTGCGCGTCCGGATCGACGGCGGCGCCCTCAGCACCGAACAGCTGCGCGTTATCGGCCAGATCTCCGTGGACTTCGCCCGCGACTCGGCCGACCTCACTGACCGGCAGAACATTCAGCTGCACTGGATCCGGGTCGAGGACGTCCCGGAGATCTGGCGCCGCCTCGAGTCGGTGGGGCCTGTCCACTACGGAGGCCTGCGGCGACGTTCCCCGCGTCATCCTCGGCTCCCCGGTGGCCGGCATCGCCAAGGACGAGATCATTGATCCGACGCCGCTGATCCATGAACTCGCCGCGCGGTTCATCGGCGATCCGGAGCTGGCCAACCTGCCGCGTAAGTTCAAGACCGCCATCACGGGCCACCCCAGCCAGGACGTGGTCCACGAGATCAACGACGTCGCCCTCGTCGGCCTGGTCCATCCCGAACTCGGCATCGGCTATGACCTGTGGGTAGGCGGAGCGCTCTCCACCAATCCCATGCTGGGCAAGCGCCTCGGCGCCTTCGTCCGGCCGGACCAGGCCGCCGACGTCTGGCTCGGGGTCACCAGCATCTTCCGCGACTACGGCTACCGGCGCATGCGGACCAAAGCCCGCCTGAAGTTCCTGCTGGCCGACTGGGGTCCGGTGAAATTCCGCCAGATCCTTGAGGACGAATACCTCGGCTACAAACTCGACGACGGCCCGGCCGCACCCAAGCCCTCCACTCCGGGCGACCACATCGGCGTGCACGAACAGAAGGACGGCAAGTTCTTCATCGGTGCCACCCCGCTGGCCGGCAGGCTCTCCGGCAGTCAGCTCGTGAAGCTCGCCAGCACTCTGGAGGCCCGCGGCTCACAGCGGCTGCGGACCACCCCGCATCAGAAGCTCGTGGTCCTGGACGTGCCCAAAGACGAGGTGGAAGCGCTGGTCGCCGAGCTTGACGCCCTGGGCCTGTCGGCCCGGCCGTCCGTGTTCCGCCGCGGCACCATTGCGTGCACCGGCATCGAGTACTGCAAGCTCGCCATCGTCGAAACGAAGGTCACGGCGGCCACCGCGGTCGCCGAGCTGGAACGCCGCCTCGCCGACCTTGTCGAGTCCAAGCAGCTCCCGCAGGCGCTGTCCCTGCACATCAACGGCTGCCCCAACTCCTGCGCCCGGATCCAGACCGCGGACATCGGACTGAAAGGCATGATGCTTCCCACGCCCGACGGCGACCCCACCCCGGGTTTCCAGGTCCACCTCGGCGGCGGGCTGGCGTCCTCCAGCCGCGAAGAGGCCGGCCTCGGACGTACCGTCCGCGGCCTCAAGGTCTACGTCGCGGACCTGCCCGACTATGTCGAGCGCGTGGTCCGGAAGTTCGTTGCCGACCACACCGAAGGCCAGACCTTCGCCGAGTGGGCCTTCGCGGCCGACGAGGGTGATCTGCAATGAGCGTGCCCGTAGCTGCCACTAACGCCCCGGCCCTGCGGTCCGACGACGAGCTCAAGGCCCTCGCCGGTGCCGGGGCCGCCGAGCTTGGCTGGGACGCCCCGGCCCGGGAGGTCATCGCCTGGGTGGTCCGCCACTTCGAGCTCCCGGCCGTCGCCGTCGCGTGCTCCATGGCCGACGCCGTCCTCCCGGCGCTGGTCGCGGACCAGCTGCCCGGCGTCGACGTCCTGTTCCTGGAAACCGGCTACCACTTCCCGGAAACCTATACGACCCGGGATGAGGTCGCCGCGAATCTCCGCGTCAACGTCGTCGACGTGCTGCCGGAGAACACCGTGGAGCAGCAGGACCGGCTCCTGGGCAAGGATCTCTTCGCCCGCGATGCCGCCCAGTGCTGCGCGCTCCGCAAGGTCGCCCCGCTGCGCCGGACCCTCGCCGGCTACGAACTCTGGTTCACCGGCGTCCGCCGCGACGAGGCCCCGACCCGCACCAACACCCCGCTGATCACCTGGGACGAGACCAACGGCCTGGTCAAGGTCAACCCGGTGGCGGCCTGGAGCTACGACCAGCTGGTCCAGTACTCCGACGACAACCTCCTTCCCGTCAACCCGCTGCTTTCACAGGGCTACCCGTCCATTGGCTGCCAGCCCTGCACCCGCAAGGTGGCGCCCGGCGATGACCCCCGCGCCGGACGCTGGGCAGGAACCGACAAGACAGAATGCGGACTACACGTATGAGCACCCAAATCACCAACGAGGACCTGGAGCTGGCCGTGCTGGATCTTGACGCTGATTCTCCGAAAGCGGCGCATCGCGCGAGCGAGGAACGAGCGAGTGTGTCTAAGCCGCGTGGAGAATCAGCGTCAAGACTCTCCTCGCTGGACACTCTTGAGTCCGAGGCCATTCACATCATCCGCGAGGTCGTCGCCGAGTTCGAGAAGCCTGCGCTGCTGTTCTCCGGCGGCAAGGATTCCGTGGTGATGCTGCACCTGGCCACGAAGGCGTTCTGGCCCGGCAAGGTGCCCTTTCCGGTGCTGCATGTTGACACCGGCCACAACTTCCCCGAGGTCATCGACTTCCGCGACCGCACGGTCGAGCGGCTGGGCCTCAAGCTCGTCGTCGGCTCTGTGCAGGAGTTCATTGACCGCGGCGAACTGGCCGAACGCGCCGACGGCACCCGCAACCCGCTGCAGACCATCCCGCTGCTGGACGCGATCCAGTCCAACAAGTTCGACGCCGTGTTCGGCGGCGGCCGCCGCGACGAGGACAAGGCCCGCGCCAAGGAACGCATCCTGAGCCTGCGCGACGAATTTGGCCAGTGGGACCCGCGCAACCAGCGCCCCGAACTGTGGAACCTCTACAACGGCCGCCACACCGTGGGCCAGCACGTGAGGGCCTTCCCGATCAGCAACTGGACCGAATTGGATATCTGGCGCTACATCGAGCGCGAAGGCATCGAGCTCCCCGGCCTGTACTACGCGCATGACCGCGAGGTTTTCGCCCGAGACGGCATGTGGCGGGCAGTGGGCGAAGTCTCCCAGCCGCGTGCGGATGAGCAAGTCATCACCAAGACCGTCCGCTACCGGACTGTGGGGGACATGTCCTGCACCGGCGCCGTGGAATCGGCCGCCGCCACCGTGCGCGACGTTGTGATCGAAGTTGCCGCGTCCACCATCACCGAACGTGGCGCCACCCGGGCCGATGACCGGATCTCCGAGGCCGCCATGGAAGACCGCAAGAAGGACGGCTATTTCTAATGAGCACCGACACTGACCTTGCCCGCGCCGCCGTCCTCCTTGACGAGGCCCCGCTGGCATCACCGGTTTTGTCTCCAATTTTGTCCACGACACTGTTCCGCTTCGCGACCGCCGGTTCGGTCGACGACGGCAAGTCCACCCTGGTGGGGCGCCTGCTGCACGATTCCAAGGCGATCCTCGCTGACCAGCTCGACGCCGTCGCCCGCACCTCGGCGGACCGCGGCTTCGGCGGGGCGGGTGCCACCGGCACACAGGCGATCGACCTGGCGCTGCTCACCGACGGCCTGCGTGCCGAGCGGGAACAGGGCATCACGATCGACGTCGCGTACCGCTACTTCGCCACGGACCGCCGCAGCTTCATCCTCGCGGACTGCCCCGGCCACGTGCAGTACACCAAGAACACGGTGACCGGCGCGTCCACCGCGGACGCCGTCGTCGTGCTCATCGACGCCCGCAAGGGTGTCCTGGAGCAGACCCGCCGGCACCTGTCCGTGCTGCAGCTGCTGCGCGTGGCGCACGTGATCGTGGCCGTGAACAAAATCGACCTCGTCGACTTCAGCGAAGCCGCGTTCCGGGAAATCGAAGCCGACGTCCAGAAGGTCGGCCGCGAACTCGGCCTCGGAACTGATGATTCACAGGCGGGCGGCAGTACTGACCTGCTGGTCATCCCGGTGTCCGCGCTCGACGGCGATAACGTGGTCGACCGCTCGGACCGCACCCCCTGGTACGGGGGCCCGGCGCTGCTCGAGGTCCTCGAAACCCTGCCCGCCGCGGACGAACTCGAAAGCCACCTCGAAAGCTTCCGGTTCCCCGTCCAGCTCGTTGTCCGGCCGCAGGGCGCACTGGCCCCCGACGCCGTCGCGGGCGGTCTCGACCCGGAAGCGTACCGGGACTACCGGGCCTACGCCGGGCAGATCACGGAAGGCTCAGTAAAGCTCGGCGACGCTGTCACAGTGCTCACACCCGGACAGGACCCGCGCACCACCACGGTGACCGGCATCGATTTCGCCGGCCGCGAGCTCACCGAAGCGGTGGCCCCGCAATCCGTGGCGCTGCGCCTCGGGGACGAGTTCGACGTCGCCCGGGGCGACACAATCGCCGCGGCCGGGACCATTACCGAGGCCTCGGCCGACCTCTACGCTGCACTGTGCTGGCTTTCGCCCAAGCCGTTGCGCGAGGGCGCCAAAGTGCTCGTCAAGCACGGCACCCGCACGGTCCAGGCCCTGGTCCGCACCGTGTCGGGAAAGCTCGATCTCGCCAGCTTCCAGCTCGAAGCCACCACAACGCTGGGCCTGAACGACATCGGCCATGCCCAGTTGCGGCTTGCGGCTCCGCTGCCGCTGGAGAACTACCTGCACCACCGCCGCACCGGTGCTTTCCTGGTCATCGACCCGCTGGATGGCAACACCCTCGCCGCGGGCCTGGTCAGGGACCACCCCGGCGACCACGAGGACGAGCGCTACTCGATCTGAGCCGCCGCCCGGAATGGGCCCGCGGGCACGGCCCGCATCCGCTTTTCACACGGTGGGTGCGGGCCTAAGCCGCGTCCGGACCTGTTGACCCGTGGTGAATGTGACGCTCCATGAACCCGCGTGACCCCGGGTTTCCGGGCCATTGAACCGCGTTTATGACACTCCCTATGGTGAATAAATGACTAATCCCCAGCCCGGCATGACCCGGATTGTCGCCGGCGAAAGCGGCAAGCCGAAACGCAGGCGCGGTATTGAGATTGCCCTGACCGCGGGTCTCGTGTTGCTGATCAGCGCCGGAGCCACCGTGGCGGCCGGCGTATCCCGCGACTCCGGAAACACTGCCGCGGCGGCAGAACCGGATCAGGCCCCCGCAGCGGAGCTTCGGCTCGGCTACTTCGGCAATATCACGCACGGCCCGGCGCTGGTCGGCGTCAGCCAGGGCATCATCGCGAAGGACCTCAACGGAACGAAGCTCAGCACCCAGGTCTTCACCGCCGGCCCCGCTGCCATCGAGGCCCTCAACGCCGGAGCGCTCGACGCCGCCTACATCGGCCCCAACCCGGCCATCAACTCCTTTGTGCAAAGCAAGGGCGAATCGATCCGCATCATCGCCGGCGCCGCGGCCGGAGGTGCGCAGTTGGTCGTCAAACCCGGCATCACATCCGCCGCCGACCTGCGCGGCAAGACCCTCTCCACGCCCCAGCTGGGCGGCACCCAGGACGTTGCGCTGCGGGCCTGGCTGCAGAAAGAGGGCCACCGGGCGTCCCCGGACGGCAGCGGCGACGTCGCCATCAACCCCACGGACAACGCCCAAACCCTGAAGCTGTTCCAGGACGGAAAACTCGACGGCGCCTGGCTGCCGGAACCGTGGGCGTCCCGGCTCGTGCTCCAGGCCGGCGCCACCGTCCTCGTCGATGAGAGAGACCTGTGGGACGGATCCCTCACAGGTAAACCGGGAGAATTCCCCACCACCGTCCTGATCGTCAACAAGACCTTCGCGGCCGAACACCCCGCCACGGTGAAGGCGCTGCTGAGAGCCCATACGGAATCCGTCGACTGGCTCAACAACGCGCCTGCGGCGGAGAAGGCGGCCGTCCTCAACGCCGCGCTCAAGGAAACTGCCGGGGCCGAACTAAAGCCGGACGTCATCGACCGGGCCCTGCGGAACATTGTGTTCACCGTCGACCCACTCGCCGGAACCTACCGGAAACTGCTGCAGGACGGCGTCGACGCCGGCACCACCAAACCCGCAGACCTCACCGGCATCCTCGACCTGACAGTCCTGAACTCGATCACCGGCCGGCACGCCTCCGCGGCCGGGCTCGGCCTCGACTGACCCGGCGCCGCGCGCGCTCCCGGCCTGACATGCACCACGGTGTACTTCCACCACCCGACGCGCCACCAACGTAAGGACAAGACCATGCCAGTCGTACTGGAAAACCTGGGCAAACGCTTCGGAAACGACGCCCCGGTGCTGGACGACGTCAACGCCAACATTGCGCCGGGCGAATTCGTTGCCCTGCTCGGTGCCTCCGGCTGCGGCAAGTCCACCCTGCTGAACATCATCGCGGGACTGGAACTCCCGACGTCGGGCGCCCTGGAAGTGCCCAGTGACGGCGCCGCGTTTATGTTCCAGGACGCCGCCCTGTTCCCCTGGCTGACCGCCATGGAAAACATCGAGCTGGCACTGAAGCTGCGCGGCGTCGGCAAATCCGACCGCCGGACCAAAGCCCGTGAACTCCTGGAGCTGGTGCATCTGGCCGGGGCCGGGGACAAGCGCCCGCATGAGCTCTCCGGCGGTATGCGCCAGCGGGTGTCCCTGGCCCGCGCGCTCGCGCAGGACCGGCAGCTGCTGCTGATGGATGAGCCGTTCGCCGCACTCGATGCCATCACCCGCGACCTGTTGCACGACGAGCTGGAACGCATCTGGAAAGAAACCGGGCGCACCATCGTGTTCGTGACCCACAACGTCCGCGAAGCCGTCCGCCTGGGACAGCGCGTTCTCCTGCTGTCCTCCCGCCCCGGCCGTGTGGTGCAGGAGTGGAGCGTGTCCGAAGAACACCGAACTGACGCCGGACTTGCCGGAGCGCTGACCGGGGTCATCACCGCCCGGCTGCGAGAGGAGATTCGCCGCCATGCCAAGTAACCCGACCTCCCTTGAAAAGGCCACCGGACCGGACACCGGCGGCCCCGCTGCCTCCCGGCACGTTACTGCCGCCCTAACCAGGTCCTCCACGGGCACAGAAGACCTGCGCGAGCTCGAATCGGGGCTGGACTCGCTGCAGTCCGACGCCCCCCGCGCCGCCCGGATCGACTGGAGCCGGATCCTGCTCCCAGTCGCCGCACTGGTGGTCCTGATCCTGGCGTGGCAGTTTTACGTGTCGCTCGGACTCAAACGCCGCGACCAGGTGCCGGGCCCGCTCGACGTTCTGGGACAGGTCGGTACCCTGTGGGCTGAGGGGTCCTTGCAGGGAGCCGTGTGGACCTCGCTGCAGCGCGGCATTGTCGGGTTCCTGATCAGCGTTGCCATCGCGACGCCGGTAGGACTCCTGCTCGCCCAGGTGGCCCCGTTGCGGCGTGCGTTCGGTCCGCTGATTTCCGGGCTGCAGGTGCTTCCGTCCGTGGCCTGGGTGCCTGCCGCCATCATATGGTTTGGGCTCACGGACGCCACGGTGTACTTCGTGGTGCTGATGGGCGCCATCCCGTCGATCATCAACGGGCTCATTTCGGGGGTCGACCAGATCCCGCCGCAGTATCGCCGGGTGGGCACCGTGCTGGGCGCGTCACGGCTGCAACTGGCCCTGCAGATCATTCTGCCGGCGGCCCTGCCCGGGTATCTGGGCGGGCTCAAGCAGGGCTGGGCGTTCTCCTGGCGGTCGTTGATGGCCGCCGAAATCATTGCCGCCGGCGGCACGATCGGCTTCGGGCTGGGGTCCATGCTCGACCAGGGCCGGGACCTCGCGGACATGACCGTGGTGATGTCCGCGATTCTACTCATCCTGGCTGTTGGGATCCTGATCGAACTGCTCGTCTTCGCGCCGGTGGAGAAGCGCCTGCTGCAGCGCCGCGGCCTGCTCGCCGGCAGCACCCGCTAACCAACCCAACCCCACAGCAACGCGGGGATTGGATCCACGCCCCTGGTCGAACTGTTCACCCTCGTGCCGACAGGGTCGGCACGAGGGTGTGCGAACCCGCACCTTCAGGCCATCGCCGTTGAACCGGCCGAGGCCGCCGTCCTCTCCGGCGGTCCCAGCGGATCCCAGCGGATCCCACCGGGTCGAGGGTATCGGGATCGGGTTCATTCCTCCGCTGTGGGAACCGGACCAGATCGATGCGATTGAACAGGTCACCAGCGCGGACGCCATGATCATGGGCCGCAGGCTCGCCCGGGAAACCGGGATCTTCGCCGGCACCTCCACCGGGGCCGACGTCGCGGCCGCGCTGCGGGTGGCGGAACGGCTCGGACCAGGTTCGTCCGTGGTCGCCGTCATCGTTGACTCCGGGCTGCGGTACCTCAGCACCGATCTGTACCGGTAGTCGATTGCATCTTGTCCCGGCGCTGCGGGCGCTCCTAAACTCTGGCTACCCCCGGGCAGCGTCCGTGCCGCCCGCATCCGCAAGAACCCGCATCAGCAAGGAACCGAGGAGGCAGTTGTGGCACCAAAATTTGGCGTTTTGGCGATTGTCGAGGCCCAAGCCGGGAAAGAACAGGACGTCTGGGATTTCCTCAACAACGGCCGCGCGATCGTCGCGGATGAACCAGGAACGCAGACCTGGTATGCCTTTCGTGCCAGCGCCACCACGTTCGGCATCTTCGACACGTTTGCGAGCGAGGAGGCGCGCCAGGCGCACCTGCAGGGTGCTATTCCCGCCGCGCTCGCCGAGCACGGCCCGGCATTGCTGGCCGGGCAGCCCGATATCAAGCTGATCGAGCTCATTGCCGTGAAGTAGCAGGCTCCGGACCGGGCCCAGTGTGACGCGGCGTTACCTTGCGTGAACGGGTGTTTCCGCGCCATTGTCCCGCCCCGTGGCCCGGCCCTATCGTCGGTTTATGGCAATTCAGGACATTTACCCCACGGCGCTGCGCCTGCTCGGCCGGCCCGTGCTGGTCGTTGGCGGCGGCCCGGTCGCCGCACGCCGCGCCAAAGGGCTGCTCGACGCCGGCGCCCGCGTTACCGTCGTCGCGCCCGACGCCTCTCCGCAGCTGAGTGACCTTGCGACTGCCGGGCTCCTGGACTGGGAGCCGCGGCCGTACCGCAGTTCCGACGTCGACGGCGTCTGGTTCGTCCAGACGGCCACCGGCGATTCAACCGTGGACGCCCGAGTCGCCGCCGACGCCGAAGCGGAGCGCATCTGGTGCGTCAACGCCTCGGACCACGAATCCTCCGCCGCCTGGACCCCGGCCGTGGCAGTGGTCGACGACGTCAAGATCGCCGTGAACGCCGGGGGAGACCCCCGCCGTGCCATGGCGTTGCGTGACGCCGTCGCGACCGCCCTGGAGACTGGTGATCTGCCGCTGCGCCGGCACCGTCCCGCAAGCGGCAACACCCCAGGGCCGGTGGCCCTCATCGGCGGTGGCCCGGGCGACTCCGGACTGATCACGGTCCGCGGCCGGCGGCTCTTGGGCCAGGCAGACGTCGTCGTCGCGGACCGGCTCGGCCCGCGCGACTTGCTCAACGAACTCGCCCCCGACGTCCGCGTGATCGAAGTCGGCAAGACCCCCGGCCACCACCCGGTGCCGCAGGCCGAGATCAACCGGATCCTGGTCGCGGAAGCGCAGTCCGGCCACCGCGTGGTCCGGCTCAAGGGCGGAGACCCGTACGTCCTGGGACGCGGCGGCGAGGAGGCCGAATATTGCCGGCAACACGGCGTCGAGGTCGAAGTCGTTCCCGGCGTGACCTCAGCAATCTCCGTCCCCGCCGCAGCGGGTATCCCGGTCACGCACCGGGGGCTGGCGAAGGGCTTCAGCGTCGTCACCGGCCACGAGGAGCTCTCCGAGGTCCCCGCCCGGGCCGACCACACTGTGATTCTGCTCATGGGTGTGGGCCAACTCCGGGAGTCTGCCGCCTCGCTGGCCCGCGCCGGTTTGCCAGCCGGGACGCCTGTTGGCATCGTAGAGAATGGGTATCTGCCGAATCAGCGGGTAACCATCGGAACCCTTGGGACCATCGCGGACCAGGCGGAGGATGCCGGCGTCGCAAACCCCGCCGTGATTGTGATCGGTGACGTGGTCCGTGTCAGCCCGTTCGCGCCGTCGCACTTCAAGACCGCGGACTACAGCACGACGTCGCCGAACGCTCCACGCCGGGCCCAGAGGCCCGCTTTGGCGCCGTAGTTTCACCAGCCAGACCCGTAGTCCAACCGAACAGCCCGAAGAACCAAAGGAACACAGCCGTGTCAACAAACACCCCTGTAGGAACCGCCGCCCGCCCGTTGCGCGTCGCCGTCGTCGGCTCCGGCCCCGCCGGCGTCTACGCAGCGGACATCCTGACCAAAAGCGAGGCCGTGAAAAGCGGCGAGCTCACGGTCAGCATCGATCTCTTCGACCGCTACCCGGCGCCCTACGGCCTGATCCGCTACGGCGTGGCACCGGACCACCCCCGCATCAAGGGCATCGTCAACGCGCTGCACAAGGTCCTGGACCGCGGCGACATCCGGTTCTTTGGCAACGTCGACTACGGCACGGACCTCTCCATTGAGGACCTGAAGACCCACTACGACGCCGTGATCTTCGCTACCGGCGCGATCAAGGACGCGGACCTGAACATTCCGGGCATCGAACTCGACGGGTCCTTCGGCGGCGCGGACTTCGTCTCCTGGTATGACGGGCACCCGGATGTGTCCCGCGACTGGCCGCTGGAGGCCAAGGAGATCGCCGTGATCGGCAACGGGAACGTGGCCCTGGACGTGGCCCGGATGCTCTCCAAGCACGCCGATGACCTCCTCGTCTCGGAAATCCCGGACAACGTCTACCGTGCGCTGAAGGACTCGCCCGTGACGGATGTGCACGTCTTCGGACGCCGCGGCCCGGCCCAGGTGAAGTTCACCCCGCTCGAGCTGCGCGAACTCTCCCACTCCAAGGACGTGGACATCATCCTCTACGCCGAGGACTTCGAGTTCGACGCCGAGTCGGACCGCCAGATCCAGAGCAACAACCAGATCAAGACCATGGTCGGCACCCTCACCAACTGGATTGCCGAGCAGCCCGAGGACCTCACCGAACTCACGGCCTCCCGCCGCCTGCACCTGCACTTCCTGCACAGCCCCGTCGAGGTCTACGACGACGCCGAGGCCCCCGGCCGCGTCGCCGGCATCAAGTTTGAGCGGACCGAGCTGGATGGCACCGGCAATGCCCGCGGCACCGGCGAGATCGTGGACTACCCCGTCCAGGCCGTCTACCGTTCCATCGGCTACTTCGGCTCCGCCCTGCCCGAAGTAGAATTCGATCACCGGAAGGGTGTTGTCCCGAACGACGGCGGCCGCGTCCTGGACGCCGCCGGCACCCACGTGCCCGGCGTCTACGCGACCGGCTGGATCAAGCGCGGCCCGGTCGGCCTGATCGGCCACACCAAGGGCGACGCCCTCGAAACCGTGACGTACCTGCTCGAAGACCGCGAAAACCTTCCGGCCGCCGCGGTACCCGAGGCCGGCGCCGTCGTCGAACTGCTGGAAAGCCGCGGCGTGCAGTACACGAGCTGGGAAGGCTGGCTGGCACTGGACGCCCACGAACTGGCGCTCGGCGCCGAGGCCACGGCCGCCGGGAATTCGCATGGCGTCGAGGTTGTCCGCGAACGCATCAAGGTGGTTCCGCGCGAGGACATGGTCACCATTTCCCGCGGCGGTGTGGCCGCGCAGGTCTAATTCCACCGTCGCACAC includes:
- a CDS encoding ABC transporter permease gives rise to the protein MPSNPTSLEKATGPDTGGPAASRHVTAALTRSSTGTEDLRELESGLDSLQSDAPRAARIDWSRILLPVAALVVLILAWQFYVSLGLKRRDQVPGPLDVLGQVGTLWAEGSLQGAVWTSLQRGIVGFLISVAIATPVGLLLAQVAPLRRAFGPLISGLQVLPSVAWVPAAIIWFGLTDATVYFVVLMGAIPSIINGLISGVDQIPPQYRRVGTVLGASRLQLALQIILPAALPGYLGGLKQGWAFSWRSLMAAEIIAAGGTIGFGLGSMLDQGRDLADMTVVMSAILLILAVGILIELLVFAPVEKRLLQRRGLLAGSTR
- a CDS encoding pyridoxal-phosphate dependent enzyme; this encodes MNRPRPPSSPAVPADPSGSHRVEGIGIGFIPPLWEPDQIDAIEQVTSADAMIMGRRLARETGIFAGTSTGADVAAALRVAERLGPGSSVVAVIVDSGLRYLSTDLYR
- a CDS encoding putative quinol monooxygenase, whose protein sequence is MAPKFGVLAIVEAQAGKEQDVWDFLNNGRAIVADEPGTQTWYAFRASATTFGIFDTFASEEARQAHLQGAIPAALAEHGPALLAGQPDIKLIELIAVK
- a CDS encoding ABC transporter ATP-binding protein, giving the protein MPVVLENLGKRFGNDAPVLDDVNANIAPGEFVALLGASGCGKSTLLNIIAGLELPTSGALEVPSDGAAFMFQDAALFPWLTAMENIELALKLRGVGKSDRRTKARELLELVHLAGAGDKRPHELSGGMRQRVSLARALAQDRQLLLMDEPFAALDAITRDLLHDELERIWKETGRTIVFVTHNVREAVRLGQRVLLLSSRPGRVVQEWSVSEEHRTDAGLAGALTGVITARLREEIRRHAK
- the cobA gene encoding uroporphyrinogen-III C-methyltransferase, yielding MAIQDIYPTALRLLGRPVLVVGGGPVAARRAKGLLDAGARVTVVAPDASPQLSDLATAGLLDWEPRPYRSSDVDGVWFVQTATGDSTVDARVAADAEAERIWCVNASDHESSAAWTPAVAVVDDVKIAVNAGGDPRRAMALRDAVATALETGDLPLRRHRPASGNTPGPVALIGGGPGDSGLITVRGRRLLGQADVVVADRLGPRDLLNELAPDVRVIEVGKTPGHHPVPQAEINRILVAEAQSGHRVVRLKGGDPYVLGRGGEEAEYCRQHGVEVEVVPGVTSAISVPAAAGIPVTHRGLAKGFSVVTGHEELSEVPARADHTVILLMGVGQLRESAASLARAGLPAGTPVGIVENGYLPNQRVTIGTLGTIADQAEDAGVANPAVIVIGDVVRVSPFAPSHFKTADYSTTSPNAPRRAQRPALAP
- a CDS encoding FAD-dependent oxidoreductase, with product MSTNTPVGTAARPLRVAVVGSGPAGVYAADILTKSEAVKSGELTVSIDLFDRYPAPYGLIRYGVAPDHPRIKGIVNALHKVLDRGDIRFFGNVDYGTDLSIEDLKTHYDAVIFATGAIKDADLNIPGIELDGSFGGADFVSWYDGHPDVSRDWPLEAKEIAVIGNGNVALDVARMLSKHADDLLVSEIPDNVYRALKDSPVTDVHVFGRRGPAQVKFTPLELRELSHSKDVDIILYAEDFEFDAESDRQIQSNNQIKTMVGTLTNWIAEQPEDLTELTASRRLHLHFLHSPVEVYDDAEAPGRVAGIKFERTELDGTGNARGTGEIVDYPVQAVYRSIGYFGSALPEVEFDHRKGVVPNDGGRVLDAAGTHVPGVYATGWIKRGPVGLIGHTKGDALETVTYLLEDRENLPAAAVPEAGAVVELLESRGVQYTSWEGWLALDAHELALGAEATAAGNSHGVEVVRERIKVVPREDMVTISRGGVAAQV